The genome window TCACTGTACAGTTTTTAGGCGATGCCAAATATATCAAAGCTCATTAATGATGGCAAGCGTGATTTGCTTAAATTTTAATCAAAGCACGTTTATTGTGACTAAATATTTATCACAGGTCAGATCAGAAAAACAAAGCGGTTCCATTTCTGCACGGGCAGGCGTCGGAAAATAACTGAAGCCAAAACGCATCGCCCAAACCACCAGGGAGCGCTTGATGCTGGGTCAAACTGCCTCTTCGAGATCCAGAAGGCAAATATGCTGCGTCTGCGGCTCAAGGCAAAGGAAACATATCGATCGATCGCCAGATGCATTTTTGAGAAGGCAGGTACGGGTTTGACAAACAGTCCGGATCGGGGCATAGTACGGGGAATCACCTGCCAGGAGGCGCCCATGACGGGTCGAATCGTCGTTACTCTTGCAGCTGTTCTCCTCGTCTCCCTTGCCGGTTGCACCAATGTCATCAGAGACGAGATGGGAAAAGGGGCAGATCCCTCCGTAACCATCGAGTTACTCAAGGAATGTCCGTCCCGCTACCTGGGGAAACTGGTCATGCTCGGCGGCATGGTGGCAGAAACCAGAAATACACCTGACGGCGGACAACTTGAAATTGTCCAGTTCCAGCTCGCCGATGACGGCTACCCCGAACGGTCACAGGTCACCGGCGGCAGATTCCTCGCCACCGCCCCGACCCTGCTGGACCCGCTGGTCTACCTCCCCGGTACGCTGGTGACCCTCACCGGCGAGTTCAAGGGGACCAGGACCCGCCCCCTCGACGAAATTTCGTATACCTATCCGGTCGTATCCATCAGAGAGATCCATCTCTGGCAGGAAGACGACGAACCGCAACGCCCCTTCGGCATCCCCGGCACCAACCTGATCGACCCGTACTACTATGGCCACGACGTGCCGATGCATTTCCGCCCGGAAGGGGTTATCATCAGGCCGAACCAGTAGTTCCCACCCCGGCAACCCCGACCAATCTGTAAGATTATTCAACCAAGTTGTCGGTTTCTTTTACATATTTGAGCGTACTCCCCTGGCCGTTCCCACCCCATCCCTCTGTATTCCCGGTGAGTTACCACATACCCGCGCATGATCCGGCAATGGCATGACCAGTGCATATACGACTTTAGTATTAGCATGGATTGCAACGTACCGTCGTAAATACGGATCTAGAACAAAATCGTAGAGGAGATACCGACATGACACCCTGGAAAACCATGTTCGCCACCTGCATGACAGTCGCGGTGCTGGCGACGCAAGCCCACGCACTGACCTCAACCATCCAGGACCAGTTCTACGGGTCCTACGATCATGGCTATGGGGACGTACTGGCAGCCAGCACCAATGTCAATGCATTCCAGGTATCCTCTCTCCAGGTCGTCACCACCGGGTCGAAACTGCAGATCTCGGTCAACGGCTCCTATTTCAACCCGACTTCGGGCAACAAGTACGGTACGACCATGGGTGACCTGTTCATCAGCACCAATGGCTGGCGTCCCGACACGAGCAAGGCAAACTACCTGAACGACGGATGGAAGCAACAGAACGGCACATGGATACGCAACGACGGGGAAATGTGGGAATACGCCTTTGTCTTCGATTCCGATGCCGCAAGAAGCCTTCCCACCGGCAGTGGCCAGGTCACCAGCGGGACGTTCTCCGTCTATGCCCTGCCGACCGCGACCGTCGCAGCCGCTGCAGCAGCCACCCGGTTCAGCGGCATGCCGAGCGGGTACATCTGGCGGGACGGCCAGGAATGGGCCGTCAATAAAAACGGAGCAGGCGTCACCAGGGAAGGGGCTCTGGGCGCTGGCACCTGGACCCGCACCGACCAGGCATTGACCTTTGATCTCGCCGATTTCAGCGAATATTTCACCACAGAGGATCTGAATTCACCAAACGGATGGGGATATCACTGGGCCATGAGTTGCGGAAACGACACCATCGAGGGGATGGCTCCCACCCCTCCCCCAGTCCCCGAACCGTCGACACTGGTGCTGCTGGGCGTTGGGCTGCTCGGTGTCGGCGTGTTCAGGTTCAAACGGAGGGGATGAGCTCCGCTGTTCCGGCTCATGCAGTAAAAAAAGGGATGCCTCTTTTCGGGGCATCCCTTTTTTGTTCCGGGATTCTTGTGAACGGCAGGGTCAGCGTTGCAGCAGCAGTTCCATCAGCCGGTGCCCTTCGTCGAGGGAAAGCCCGGTTGCCGCGGCCGTCTCCTCGTCATACCCCGCGACAGAGCGGTTTTCAGCCTCTTCCCCGCTGTAGAGGATAAAGGGGACCGGGTTGGAGGTATGGGTCATGAGGGCAAGCGGCGTGGGATGATCCGGCGTGCAGAGGATCCGGTACCCATCAAACTTCTTGACCCCGGCCAGGATCGGACCTACAACCTTGGCGTCGAAATCCTCGATGGCCTTCAGCTTGTGTTCGAGATTGCCCGAATGGGCAGCCTCATCCGGCGCCTCCACGTGGAGATAAACGTAATCCTTGGTCTCCAGTGCGGCAAGGGCGGCAGCAACCTTTCCTTCGTAATTGGTATCGATGTACCCGGTCGCGCCAGGGACGGCAATGACGTCCAGGCCGGCATAGATGCCGATCCCCTTGATCAGGTCCACCGCCGAGATGACCGCACCGGTCAGCCCGTACCGCTTCTGGAAGGTCTCGATGCGCGGCGACTTGCCATGTCCCCAGAGCC of Geobacter sp. contains these proteins:
- a CDS encoding PEP-CTERM sorting domain-containing protein, translating into MTPWKTMFATCMTVAVLATQAHALTSTIQDQFYGSYDHGYGDVLAASTNVNAFQVSSLQVVTTGSKLQISVNGSYFNPTSGNKYGTTMGDLFISTNGWRPDTSKANYLNDGWKQQNGTWIRNDGEMWEYAFVFDSDAARSLPTGSGQVTSGTFSVYALPTATVAAAAAATRFSGMPSGYIWRDGQEWAVNKNGAGVTREGALGAGTWTRTDQALTFDLADFSEYFTTEDLNSPNGWGYHWAMSCGNDTIEGMAPTPPPVPEPSTLVLLGVGLLGVGVFRFKRRG